One segment of Acidovorax sp. DW039 DNA contains the following:
- a CDS encoding flagellin — translation MASTINTNVASLTAQRNLGASQSSLNTSIQRLSSGLRINSAKDDAAGLAISERFTSQIKGLNQAVRNANDGISLAQTAEGALKASGDILQRVRELAVQSANASNSAGDRKALQQEVSQLVSELDRISQTTEFNGQKLLDGSFGTQQFQVGANANQTITAATANLRTSVYGNNQVAAAGASAATGAWGANGVTSSAVTINGSVGSKVVNVAANETAKTIADNVNAVKGDTGVTATARTDVQMTFGAAGSYSLNLRSDNSSDQAISFTLSASNTADGLSAAVSAINDQSSKTGVTASLNSAGTGVILTNATGNDIRVADTAVQNSGTVSLQKLAADGTTSGGAVTLAADTTADNSVTSGYITLDSDKSFSVDASTAAATDAFADASSTLKKVSDLDVTTFSKATDALKTVDSALSFINGERAKLGALQSRFETSISNLQVTSENLSASRSRIQDADFASETANLSRSQILQQAGTAMVAQANQLPQGVLSLLRG, via the coding sequence ATGGCATCCACCATCAATACCAACGTTGCATCGTTGACCGCACAGCGCAATCTGGGTGCAAGCCAGAGTTCGCTCAACACCTCCATCCAGCGCCTGTCTTCCGGTTTGCGCATCAACAGCGCCAAGGACGACGCCGCCGGTCTGGCGATTTCTGAGCGCTTCACCAGCCAGATCAAGGGCTTGAATCAAGCTGTGCGTAACGCCAATGACGGTATTTCGCTTGCTCAGACGGCTGAAGGTGCGCTCAAGGCCTCCGGTGACATCCTGCAGCGTGTGCGTGAACTGGCTGTGCAGTCGGCCAACGCTTCCAACAGCGCAGGTGACCGCAAGGCGCTGCAGCAGGAAGTCTCGCAACTGGTATCTGAATTGGATCGGATCTCGCAAACTACCGAGTTCAACGGTCAAAAGCTGCTCGATGGCAGCTTCGGTACCCAGCAATTCCAAGTGGGTGCCAACGCCAACCAGACCATTACTGCCGCTACCGCCAACCTGCGCACTTCCGTTTACGGAAACAACCAAGTCGCTGCTGCTGGCGCTTCGGCAGCCACAGGCGCCTGGGGTGCCAACGGTGTTACCAGCTCAGCTGTCACCATCAATGGTTCGGTGGGCAGCAAGGTCGTCAACGTGGCAGCCAACGAAACTGCAAAAACCATAGCCGATAACGTGAATGCGGTGAAGGGCGATACGGGCGTTACCGCTACAGCCCGTACGGACGTGCAGATGACTTTTGGCGCCGCAGGCTCCTACTCCCTCAACCTGCGTTCGGACAATAGCTCGGATCAGGCTATTTCCTTCACACTGAGTGCAAGCAACACTGCTGACGGTTTGTCGGCCGCAGTGTCTGCCATCAATGATCAAAGCTCCAAGACGGGGGTGACCGCATCGCTCAACTCGGCTGGAACAGGCGTGATCCTGACCAACGCCACAGGCAATGACATCCGCGTGGCAGATACTGCAGTGCAAAACAGCGGTACTGTTTCGCTGCAAAAGCTGGCTGCCGACGGCACTACTTCGGGCGGTGCTGTCACACTGGCTGCCGATACCACTGCAGACAACTCCGTGACCAGTGGCTACATCACCCTGGATTCGGACAAGTCCTTCTCGGTGGATGCCTCTACAGCCGCAGCAACCGATGCGTTTGCGGATGCATCTTCCACCCTGAAGAAGGTGTCTGATCTGGATGTGACAACCTTCTCCAAGGCGACGGATGCATTGAAGACTGTGGATTCGGCTTTGTCCTTCATCAACGGTGAACGAGCCAAGCTGGGTGCCTTGCAGTCTCGCTTTGAAACCAGCATTTCGAACCTGCAGGTGACGTCTGAAAACCTGTCTGCATCTCGCAGCCGCATTCAGGATGCTGACTTCGCCTCGGAAACAGCCAACCTGTCTCGTTCTCAGATCCTGCAACAGG